A stretch of the Nitratifractor salsuginis DSM 16511 genome encodes the following:
- a CDS encoding D-alanine--D-alanine ligase: MKIAILFGGSSYEHEISIVSAITLKKSLKRNEPLFIFVDSAREFYLIEPEKMKSKTFSSGEYKKAKKLSLERGGFSMAGGLLGGRKPLEFDCLLNLIHGRDGEDGKIAGMMEFFRIPFIGPRLEASVMSYSKLNTKLLAQALGISVLEYELLRKEGPRKLSRLEYPVIVKPVHLGSSIGVSIVREASQLDYALDVAFEFDDLVIVEPFVEGIREYNLAGCKTSAWELSLIEEPQKEEFLDFDKKYMDFSRDTRVQEAVIDAPLRERLETAFKNIYDPLFLGSLIRCDFFVVEEKVYLNEINPIPGSMAHYLFDDFEGIIERLAKNLPKEKSIPVDYRYIHSIQSAKGKA; this comes from the coding sequence ATGAAAATCGCCATTCTCTTCGGCGGCTCCAGTTATGAACATGAGATCAGCATCGTCAGCGCAATTACCCTCAAAAAGAGTTTGAAGCGAAATGAACCGCTCTTTATTTTTGTCGACAGCGCCCGGGAGTTCTATCTCATCGAACCCGAAAAGATGAAATCCAAGACGTTTAGCTCCGGTGAGTACAAAAAAGCCAAAAAGCTCTCCCTGGAAAGGGGAGGCTTTTCGATGGCAGGAGGATTGTTGGGAGGCCGCAAGCCCCTTGAATTCGATTGCCTGCTCAATCTCATTCACGGTCGGGACGGTGAAGACGGCAAGATCGCCGGAATGATGGAGTTTTTCAGGATCCCTTTTATCGGTCCGAGGTTGGAAGCGTCGGTGATGAGTTACAGCAAGCTCAATACCAAGCTCCTGGCCCAGGCACTGGGAATTTCGGTTTTGGAGTATGAGCTGCTTCGAAAAGAAGGGCCCCGGAAGCTCTCCCGACTTGAATATCCGGTCATCGTCAAGCCGGTACACCTTGGCAGCTCCATCGGGGTCAGTATCGTTCGCGAAGCTTCCCAGCTCGATTATGCTCTCGATGTGGCTTTTGAATTCGATGATTTGGTGATTGTGGAGCCCTTTGTGGAGGGAATCCGGGAGTACAACCTCGCCGGCTGCAAAACCTCCGCCTGGGAACTCTCACTGATCGAAGAACCCCAGAAAGAGGAGTTCCTCGATTTCGACAAGAAGTACATGGACTTCTCCCGGGATACGCGGGTGCAGGAGGCGGTGATCGACGCCCCGCTCAGGGAGCGTCTGGAAACGGCTTTCAAAAATATCTACGATCCTCTTTTCCTCGGGAGCCTGATCCGCTGCGACTTTTTCGTTGTGGAGGAGAAGGTGTATCTCAATGAGATCAATCCGATCCCGGGGTCGATGGCTCATTACCTCTTCGATGATTTTGAAGGGATCATAGAGCGTTTGGCGAAGAATTTGCCGAAAGAGAAGAGTATTCCCGTCGATTATCGCTACATCCACTCGATCCAGAGTGCCAAAGGGAAGGCGTGA
- a CDS encoding ComEA family DNA-binding protein, protein MKKVLLLLSLCFAFAFALNPQTASKEELMSIKGIGPVKAAAILKCRRTHTIRNREDLMKVQGIGPEIAENVYKNVKAKAPGTASASRSKTKSSKTGSPRSSGTTKKKSAASDRLKSKVEEEKVQLKKDKAALKKAQKAKDSKKAAVLKKKIAKEESQLKKNEKGLKTSQSKKSRKSPKNKK, encoded by the coding sequence ATGAAAAAAGTTCTCTTGCTCTTGTCACTCTGCTTTGCGTTCGCTTTCGCCCTCAATCCTCAAACCGCTTCCAAAGAGGAGCTCATGAGTATCAAGGGGATCGGCCCGGTCAAAGCCGCGGCGATCCTGAAATGTCGACGTACCCATACCATACGCAATAGAGAGGATTTGATGAAAGTCCAGGGGATCGGACCCGAGATCGCCGAGAATGTCTACAAAAATGTCAAAGCAAAGGCGCCTGGCACTGCATCAGCCTCTCGTTCGAAAACAAAGTCTTCAAAAACAGGCTCTCCCCGATCCTCCGGCACGACCAAAAAGAAAAGTGCTGCTTCCGACAGATTGAAAAGCAAGGTCGAAGAGGAAAAGGTCCAGCTCAAAAAGGACAAAGCGGCATTGAAAAAGGCTCAAAAAGCCAAGGACAGCAAAAAAGCGGCCGTCCTCAAAAAGAAGATCGCCAAGGAGGAGTCTCAGCTCAAAAAGAATGAGAAGGGATTGAAGACGTCTCAAAGCAAAAAGTCCAGGAAAAGTCCCAAAAATAAAAAATAG
- the carA gene encoding glutamine-hydrolyzing carbamoyl-phosphate synthase small subunit — MQKVSLYFENGLFLEARSFGAEGTAVGEIVFNTSMTGYQEIVTDPSYAGQFVTFTMTEIGNVGCNAQDMESRGAFCKGILVRQYQKRPSNFRSEEPLDALLKRFGVMGICDIDTRYLTRMIRNQGAMEMIASTEIHDKEELKKRLEAAPRIEEINYIEEVSTDEPYVHEEGRYDAKTFRYEKPQTSKKIVAYDFGIKRNILNELTHAGIRVEVIPNDTPAEQVIERFQAGEIDGVFLSNGPGDPLILHDEKERTQKLLDARIPMFGICLGHQMLSIAHGYDTYKLKFGHHGGNHPVKNVEKGTVEITAQNHNYNVPESLTEVAEVTHVNLFDNTIEGVRYKEEPVMSVQHHPEASPGPHESAYIFKEFYEML, encoded by the coding sequence ATGCAGAAGGTTTCACTCTATTTTGAGAACGGGCTCTTTTTGGAGGCGCGCAGTTTCGGTGCCGAGGGGACGGCGGTAGGGGAGATCGTCTTCAACACTTCGATGACCGGTTACCAGGAGATCGTGACTGATCCCAGCTATGCCGGTCAATTCGTCACCTTTACCATGACCGAGATCGGCAATGTGGGGTGCAATGCCCAGGATATGGAGAGCCGTGGAGCCTTTTGCAAGGGGATCCTGGTACGTCAGTATCAGAAGCGCCCCTCCAACTTCCGCAGCGAAGAGCCCCTCGATGCCTTGCTCAAACGCTTCGGTGTGATGGGGATCTGCGATATCGATACCCGCTATCTGACCCGGATGATCCGCAATCAGGGGGCGATGGAGATGATCGCTTCGACGGAAATCCACGACAAAGAGGAGCTCAAAAAGCGCCTGGAGGCCGCTCCGAGGATCGAAGAGATTAACTACATCGAAGAGGTGAGCACCGACGAACCCTATGTGCATGAAGAGGGACGCTACGATGCCAAAACCTTCCGCTATGAAAAACCTCAGACCAGCAAAAAGATCGTCGCTTATGACTTCGGGATCAAACGCAACATCCTCAATGAATTGACTCACGCCGGCATCCGGGTAGAAGTGATCCCCAACGATACGCCTGCCGAGCAGGTCATCGAGCGTTTCCAGGCGGGAGAGATTGATGGAGTCTTCCTCTCCAACGGCCCCGGCGATCCGCTGATCCTCCACGATGAAAAAGAGCGCACCCAAAAGCTCCTGGATGCCAGGATCCCCATGTTCGGCATCTGCCTGGGGCATCAGATGCTCTCCATCGCCCATGGCTACGATACCTACAAGCTCAAATTCGGACACCACGGAGGAAACCATCCGGTCAAAAATGTCGAAAAAGGCACCGTGGAGATCACCGCTCAGAACCACAATTACAATGTCCCCGAAAGTTTGACAGAAGTAGCGGAAGTAACCCATGTTAACCTCTTCGACAATACCATCGAAGGGGTACGCTACAAAGAGGAGCCGGTCATGTCGGTTCAACACCACCCCGAAGCGAGCCCCGGCCCCCATGAAAGTGCCTATATTTTCAAAGAGTTCTATGAGATGCTCTGA
- a CDS encoding DUF507 family protein: MRLKPQQTGYVASKVAIDLANAPFVKLLKGKDAVREKVKELIDANLQIEKALDEQVHKIIDENYDEIEFQHADERQLFFMIKKKLAPEYGVIMNYDDRYNDLSHKILDELYENYLIEYDVNENQVKNVIFKAFKEFANAYEEIDDIVYNKIRNMEREVIPGSQDYELLYERLYQEELRRRGML; encoded by the coding sequence ATGAGATTGAAACCGCAACAGACCGGATACGTAGCGAGCAAGGTAGCCATCGATCTGGCCAATGCCCCCTTCGTCAAGCTTCTCAAAGGCAAGGATGCCGTCCGGGAGAAGGTCAAAGAGCTGATCGACGCGAATCTGCAGATCGAAAAAGCACTCGATGAGCAGGTCCACAAGATCATCGACGAAAACTACGATGAGATCGAGTTTCAGCACGCCGATGAGCGACAGCTCTTCTTTATGATCAAAAAGAAGCTGGCACCCGAATACGGTGTGATTATGAACTACGACGACCGTTACAACGATCTCTCCCACAAGATCCTCGATGAGCTCTATGAGAATTATCTCATCGAATATGATGTCAATGAGAACCAGGTCAAAAACGTTATCTTCAAAGCCTTCAAAGAGTTCGCCAACGCCTATGAAGAGATCGACGACATCGTCTACAACAAGATCCGGAACATGGAGCGTGAAGTCATTCCCGGCTCCCAGGATTACGAACTCCTCTATGAGCGGCTCTACCAGGAGGAGCTGAGACGGCGGGGTATGTTGTGA
- a CDS encoding adenylosuccinate synthase, translating to MSTQADLIVGLQWGDEGKGKIVDHMAQTHDYVCRFAGGHNAGHTIVVGEKTYALHLIPSGVLNPEAVNIVGNGVVLSPADFIKEMEQFGDLTGRLYISDKAHLLLPYHAAIDQARERMKGDKAIGTTGKGIGPAYGDKVARVGHRVGELHDPRKLTDKIMAYFAMNRPVFDAMGVAVPDEQELFHELVAYWEALEPYITDTTLLVWKALEEEKKVLLEGAQGTMLDIDHGTYPYVTSSTTVSAGACSGLGLSPKDIGRVTGIAKAYCTRVGNGPFPSEDFSEAGQRLRDNGHEYGTTTGRPRRCGWFDAVAMRHAVRINGADQVALMKLDVLDGFDEVKVCVAYRVHGEEIDYVPYDLEDAEPVYRVFPGWEKSCGARRFEELPENAQSYIAELEQMIGCPIGIISTSPEREDTIVR from the coding sequence ATGAGTACACAAGCAGATCTCATTGTCGGACTCCAGTGGGGGGACGAAGGGAAGGGCAAGATCGTCGATCATATGGCCCAGACCCACGACTACGTCTGCCGCTTCGCCGGAGGCCACAATGCCGGCCATACCATCGTGGTAGGGGAGAAGACCTACGCCCTGCACCTGATCCCTTCGGGAGTCCTCAACCCCGAGGCGGTCAATATTGTGGGCAACGGAGTGGTCCTCTCTCCGGCGGATTTCATCAAAGAGATGGAGCAGTTCGGTGATTTGACCGGGCGGCTCTACATCTCCGACAAAGCCCATCTGCTGCTGCCCTACCATGCCGCCATCGATCAGGCCAGAGAGCGGATGAAAGGGGACAAAGCCATCGGTACCACCGGCAAGGGAATCGGCCCCGCCTACGGCGACAAGGTCGCCCGGGTAGGTCATCGGGTCGGCGAGCTTCACGATCCCCGCAAGCTCACCGACAAGATCATGGCCTATTTCGCCATGAACCGTCCCGTCTTTGACGCCATGGGTGTGGCGGTGCCCGACGAGCAGGAACTCTTCCATGAGCTCGTCGCCTACTGGGAAGCACTGGAGCCCTACATCACCGATACCACGCTCCTGGTCTGGAAAGCGCTGGAAGAGGAGAAGAAGGTCCTGCTGGAGGGAGCCCAGGGGACCATGCTCGATATCGACCACGGTACCTACCCCTATGTGACCAGCTCCACCACTGTCAGCGCCGGGGCCTGCAGCGGGCTGGGGCTCAGCCCCAAGGATATCGGCCGGGTCACCGGGATCGCCAAAGCCTACTGCACCCGGGTGGGTAACGGCCCCTTCCCCAGCGAAGATTTCAGTGAAGCGGGACAGCGGCTGCGGGACAACGGCCACGAATACGGCACTACCACCGGCCGCCCCCGCCGCTGCGGATGGTTCGACGCCGTAGCCATGCGCCACGCTGTGCGGATCAACGGAGCCGACCAGGTGGCATTGATGAAACTGGATGTCCTCGACGGGTTCGATGAGGTCAAAGTCTGTGTAGCGTACCGGGTCCACGGCGAAGAGATCGACTATGTCCCCTACGATCTGGAGGATGCGGAGCCGGTCTATCGGGTCTTCCCGGGGTGGGAAAAGAGCTGCGGCGCACGCCGATTCGAGGAGCTGCCCGAAAATGCCCAGAGCTACATCGCCGAGCTGGAGCAGATGATCGGCTGCCCCATCGGGATCATCTCCACCTCTCCGGAGCGGGAGGATACGATCGTCCGCTAA